A portion of the Celeribacter baekdonensis genome contains these proteins:
- a CDS encoding aa3-type cytochrome c oxidase subunit IV produces MAEYKHGEMDTSVQEKTFAGFIKWSTWVAGASIFILIFMAIFNS; encoded by the coding sequence ATGGCTGAGTACAAACACGGCGAGATGGACACTTCGGTGCAAGAAAAGACCTTTGCAGGGTTTATCAAATGGTCCACTTGGGTCGCCGGCGCTTCTATTTTTATTCTGATTTTTATGGCTATTTTCAATAGCTAA
- the greA gene encoding transcription elongation factor GreA — translation MEKILMTRAGNTALSSELKKLKSVERPAVIQAIAEARELGDLSENAEYHSAREKQSFIEGRIKELEGVLSLAEVVDPKTLSGAVKFSATVTIVDEDTDEEKTFQIVGQHEADIENGLLNIASPLARALINKEEGDSVEVRTPGGEKSYEILKIAYI, via the coding sequence ATGGAAAAAATTCTCATGACGCGCGCGGGCAACACCGCGTTGAGCAGCGAGTTGAAAAAACTCAAGTCGGTGGAACGCCCGGCAGTCATTCAGGCGATCGCCGAAGCCCGTGAGCTTGGCGATCTGTCAGAGAATGCCGAATATCATTCTGCGCGTGAAAAACAGAGCTTTATCGAAGGCCGGATCAAAGAGCTTGAGGGCGTGTTGTCCTTGGCCGAAGTTGTTGATCCGAAAACACTTTCCGGTGCTGTAAAATTCTCGGCCACGGTGACAATCGTGGATGAAGACACCGACGAGGAGAAAACCTTTCAGATCGTCGGCCAACACGAGGCCGATATCGAAAACGGGCTTTTGAACATCGCATCCCCTTTGGCGCGCGCTTTGATCAACAAAGAAGAGGGTGACAGCGTCGAAGTGCGCACGCCCGGTGGCGAAAAGAGCTACGAAATCCTCAAGATCGCGTATATTTAA
- a CDS encoding AzlD domain-containing protein, which produces MINATTGQIWTIILAMAAGTFLIRFAFLGFVGDRPLPGWLLRLLRYTPVAVLPAVVAPMLLGHGENAFDPLRLGCAVATIAVGILTRNVLWAILIGLGLFFGLGALIG; this is translated from the coding sequence ATGATCAACGCCACGACAGGCCAAATCTGGACCATCATTCTCGCTATGGCAGCGGGTACATTTTTGATCCGCTTTGCGTTTTTGGGCTTTGTCGGTGACCGGCCCTTGCCCGGCTGGCTCTTGCGGCTGTTGCGTTATACGCCTGTCGCGGTGCTGCCCGCCGTGGTTGCGCCGATGCTTTTGGGACATGGCGAAAACGCCTTTGATCCGCTGCGGCTCGGCTGTGCGGTGGCCACCATTGCCGTGGGGATTTTGACCCGCAATGTGCTTTGGGCGATTTTGATTGGGCTGGGGCTATTCTTTGGCCTTGGTGCGCTGATCGGCTGA
- a CDS encoding AzlC family ABC transporter permease: MFTSPASRQFLIGIKDGLPFHIVLWPFAAIFGAIATQAGLNIVEVMGFSVLVIAGSAQLAALQLMTENAPTVIVIATALAVNLRMGMYSASITPHIGKSSLLTRAFAAYMLYDQPYALSTIKFEKEPNLSVSEKLGYFFGVAIPLGIGWYALTFTGAVLGEKIPTDLGVDFAVPITFLAVVSPMLKTLAHLAAALTSVVLVLALSFMPFGSGLLVAAAVALVVGAQVEIWMEHRKAAS; the protein is encoded by the coding sequence ATGTTTACATCCCCTGCCTCGCGACAGTTCCTTATAGGCATCAAAGATGGCTTGCCGTTTCACATCGTACTCTGGCCCTTTGCCGCGATTTTTGGCGCGATTGCCACGCAAGCGGGGCTAAACATCGTGGAAGTCATGGGGTTTTCCGTGCTCGTCATCGCCGGATCGGCGCAATTGGCCGCGTTGCAATTGATGACAGAAAATGCCCCCACAGTGATCGTCATCGCCACCGCTTTGGCCGTCAACCTGCGCATGGGGATGTATTCAGCCTCAATCACCCCGCATATTGGCAAATCCTCGCTGCTGACCCGCGCCTTTGCCGCCTATATGCTCTACGATCAACCCTATGCGCTCTCGACAATAAAATTCGAAAAAGAACCCAACCTGAGTGTCTCCGAAAAGCTTGGGTATTTCTTTGGCGTCGCGATCCCTCTTGGCATCGGATGGTACGCGCTGACCTTTACCGGCGCGGTTTTGGGCGAGAAAATCCCCACCGATCTTGGCGTCGATTTCGCCGTGCCAATCACCTTTTTGGCCGTGGTCTCGCCGATGTTGAAAACTCTGGCGCATTTGGCGGCGGCGCTCACCTCCGTGGTGTTGGTCCTAGCCCTGAGCTTTATGCCCTTTGGGTCTGGGCTTTTGGTCGCTGCAGCGGTTGCTTTGGTCGTCGGCGCACAGGTTGAAATTTGGATGGAACACCGAAAGGCCGCATCATGA
- a CDS encoding MBL fold metallo-hydrolase, whose protein sequence is MTAPIRTPFDPPEMGEVVEIAAGVLWTRMPLPIPLAHVNCYLFEEGDGWTVVDTGVDTGKTRQLWQGLIDGALRGKPVHRVIATHHHLDHIGLAGWFMSEHGASLTTTRTAYLMARMLQLDVQEAPTAEMCAFWRSCGMAPEVYDKRLSERPFNTADAVTPIPLGYTRLREGDEIEIGGRMWDVRCGHGHAPEHATFWSRDGALVIGGDQLLGAISPNLGASATEPMADPVGEWITSCESFVPHAQDSHLVMTGHKLPYTGLPARLQQLLDNHHHALARLIETLKDPHTACDCFDVLFRRKIKEGEYGLAMVEAMAHCRHLEAQGLATGQVRDDGAILWQAR, encoded by the coding sequence ATGACTGCCCCCATACGCACGCCATTTGACCCGCCTGAGATGGGCGAGGTTGTCGAGATTGCGGCAGGGGTGCTTTGGACGCGGATGCCTCTGCCGATCCCGTTGGCGCATGTAAATTGCTACCTCTTTGAGGAGGGCGATGGCTGGACTGTGGTCGACACCGGCGTCGATACCGGCAAAACGCGGCAGTTGTGGCAGGGGCTGATTGACGGGGCGCTGCGGGGCAAGCCGGTCCACCGCGTCATTGCCACCCATCATCATCTGGATCACATCGGTCTTGCGGGGTGGTTCATGTCCGAGCATGGCGCGAGTCTGACCACCACGCGCACCGCTTATCTGATGGCGCGGATGCTGCAGCTTGATGTGCAAGAGGCGCCGACAGCGGAAATGTGTGCCTTTTGGCGCTCTTGCGGCATGGCGCCCGAAGTCTATGACAAACGTCTCTCCGAGCGCCCTTTCAACACCGCTGATGCGGTGACGCCGATCCCGCTTGGGTATACTCGCCTGCGTGAGGGGGATGAGATTGAGATCGGCGGTCGCATGTGGGACGTGCGCTGTGGCCATGGTCACGCGCCGGAGCATGCGACCTTTTGGAGCCGGGATGGGGCGTTGGTGATTGGCGGGGATCAGCTTTTGGGCGCGATCTCTCCCAACCTCGGGGCCTCTGCGACCGAACCTATGGCCGATCCCGTGGGCGAATGGATCACATCGTGTGAGAGCTTCGTGCCCCATGCGCAAGACAGCCATCTTGTGATGACCGGGCATAAATTGCCCTACACGGGTCTGCCCGCGCGGTTGCAGCAGTTGCTTGACAATCACCACCACGCGCTCGCCCGCCTGATTGAGACATTGAAAGACCCGCACACCGCCTGCGACTGTTTCGATGTGCTGTTTCGCCGTAAGATCAAAGAGGGTGAATATGGGCTGGCGATGGTCGAAGCCATGGCCCATTGTCGCCATCTTGAAGCACAAGGATTGGCCACCGGGCAGGTCCGCGATGATGGGGCGATCCTGTGGCAGGCGAGGTGA